From Desulfosoma caldarium, the proteins below share one genomic window:
- the hpf gene encoding ribosome hibernation-promoting factor, HPF/YfiA family, translating into MQINVAFRHTEASEALKRYAEEKVSRIKKYLEEPIEAHVVLQVEKFRHIADVTVESNGLRINAREETEDMYSAIDMVVGKLEGQVKKQKEKLRNRKLTASEKAQRLTMNILEWPSEVTSEPRVVTTQQIYAKPMDVDEAVMQLNLSNGDFLVFTNRATMNVNVLYRRKDGNYGLIEPVQ; encoded by the coding sequence ATGCAGATCAATGTGGCTTTTCGACACACGGAAGCTTCAGAGGCTTTGAAGAGGTACGCCGAGGAAAAGGTATCCCGAATCAAAAAATATTTGGAAGAACCCATTGAAGCCCATGTGGTGTTGCAGGTTGAAAAATTTCGACATATCGCCGATGTGACCGTGGAATCCAACGGCCTTCGCATCAATGCAAGAGAAGAAACGGAAGACATGTATTCTGCCATTGATATGGTGGTGGGTAAGCTGGAAGGGCAAGTCAAGAAACAGAAAGAGAAACTTCGAAACCGAAAGCTCACCGCGTCAGAAAAGGCACAGCGGCTCACGATGAACATTCTGGAATGGCCTTCCGAAGTGACTTCGGAGCCGCGCGTGGTGACGACGCAGCAGATTTATGCCAAGCCCATGGATGTGGATGAGGCAGTCATGCAGCTCAATTTGTCCAACGGGGATTTTTTGGTGTTCACGAACCGCGCCACGATGAACGTCAATGTGCTGTACCGCCGAAAAGACGGCAACTATGGGCTCATTGAACCCGTGCAGTGA
- the lptB gene encoding LPS export ABC transporter ATP-binding protein: MTAGRVLLTDSLVKQYGGRVVVDHVSLEVHQGEVVGLLGPNGAGKSTTFYSIIGIIRPDSGAVYLDGDNIVRDPMYLRARKGITYLPQEPSVFRKLTVEENLLVVMETLKIGREERKQRLHELLRDLRIEHLGRSRADRLSGGERRRLEISRALVTQPSFILLDEPFAGIDPIAVVEIQGLIRSLKERGIGVLISDHNVRETFRVCDRAYLMHEGRILEHGPPQVIAQSALARRTYLGHEFSL, from the coding sequence ATGACAGCGGGACGTGTTCTTCTCACGGACAGTCTGGTGAAGCAATACGGCGGGCGGGTCGTGGTGGATCACGTGAGCTTGGAGGTGCATCAAGGGGAGGTGGTGGGGTTGCTGGGCCCCAACGGTGCCGGTAAATCCACGACCTTTTACAGCATCATCGGCATCATTCGGCCGGACAGCGGCGCGGTATATTTGGACGGAGACAACATCGTTCGGGATCCCATGTACCTGAGGGCCCGCAAGGGCATCACCTATCTGCCCCAAGAGCCCTCTGTGTTCCGTAAACTCACCGTGGAAGAAAATCTTCTGGTCGTGATGGAAACCTTGAAGATCGGCCGAGAAGAGAGAAAACAGCGGCTTCATGAGTTGCTGCGGGACCTTCGCATCGAGCACTTGGGGCGCAGTCGGGCGGACAGGCTCTCTGGTGGGGAAAGGCGCCGGCTGGAGATCAGCCGGGCTCTGGTGACGCAACCCAGCTTCATTCTGTTGGACGAACCTTTCGCGGGCATCGATCCCATTGCCGTCGTGGAGATTCAAGGGCTGATTCGTTCCTTGAAAGAGCGCGGGATCGGCGTTCTGATTTCCGATCACAATGTCCGAGAGACATTTCGAGTTTGTGATCGAGCCTACCTTATGCACGAAGGGCGCATTCTCGAACATGGCCCTCCCCAGGTGATCGCCCAAAGCGCACTGGCTCGCAGAACCTACCTCGGGCACGAATTCAGCCTTTAG
- the rpoN gene encoding RNA polymerase factor sigma-54, translated as MALELKQHMKLTQQLIITPQLQQAIKLLQLSRLELLETIQQELEVNPVLEEVAEGVEDVETKDEVEPEVPRVEERYDEVEITEKVRDDFDWESFLADYNTHAPVTNERDPNQEQPSFEQRLTSKPSLEDHLMWQLCLSDFTEGEREIAVQIIGNLSSDGYLLAGLDEIAQLTGTSVDRVEAVLKKVQFFDPPGVAARTLQECLLIQARSLYEPNPLVETIIENYLPYLEKKNYQGLVKVLRRSKEEVQAAVEVILSLDPKPGRAYSKEDVHYVSPDIFVIKVDDDFVVLLNEDGLPRLRVNPYYKEALRRDSTVPEEAKEYIQGKLRSAAWLIKSIHQRQRTLYKVAQSIVNFQREFFEKGVDYLKPMVLRDVAEDVGMHESTISRVTTNKYMHTPQGIFELKYFFNSSINSVVGEAVASESVKERIRRLIRDEDPANPYSDKDLVDLLKKENIQIARRTVAKYREMLGILPSHKRKRVLWGT; from the coding sequence ATGGCCTTGGAACTCAAACAACACATGAAACTGACGCAGCAACTGATTATCACACCGCAGTTGCAGCAAGCCATCAAACTCTTGCAACTGTCTCGACTGGAATTGCTGGAGACCATTCAGCAGGAGTTGGAGGTCAACCCGGTTTTGGAGGAGGTAGCAGAAGGCGTTGAAGACGTGGAGACGAAAGATGAGGTAGAGCCGGAGGTGCCGAGGGTGGAAGAGCGCTACGATGAGGTGGAAATCACGGAAAAGGTGCGCGATGATTTCGACTGGGAGAGCTTTCTGGCCGACTACAACACCCATGCGCCGGTGACCAATGAAAGGGACCCGAACCAGGAACAGCCTTCCTTTGAGCAGCGCCTGACATCCAAGCCATCCCTGGAAGACCACCTGATGTGGCAGCTGTGCCTGTCGGATTTTACGGAAGGGGAGCGTGAAATCGCCGTGCAGATCATCGGCAACCTCAGTTCCGACGGTTACCTTTTGGCCGGGTTGGATGAAATCGCGCAGCTCACCGGCACCTCGGTGGATCGAGTGGAAGCCGTGCTCAAGAAGGTGCAGTTCTTTGACCCTCCCGGCGTGGCCGCCCGCACCCTTCAAGAATGCCTGCTCATTCAAGCGCGCAGCCTGTATGAACCTAACCCCCTAGTGGAAACCATCATTGAAAACTACTTGCCTTACCTGGAAAAGAAGAACTATCAGGGGCTGGTGAAAGTGCTGCGGCGAAGCAAGGAGGAGGTGCAGGCGGCCGTGGAAGTCATCCTCAGCTTGGATCCCAAGCCGGGCCGAGCCTACAGCAAGGAGGACGTCCATTATGTGAGCCCTGATATTTTTGTCATCAAAGTGGACGATGACTTCGTGGTGCTACTCAACGAAGACGGGCTGCCTAGGTTACGAGTGAATCCTTATTATAAGGAAGCCTTGCGCCGCGATTCCACCGTTCCGGAAGAAGCCAAGGAATATATTCAAGGAAAACTCCGTTCCGCAGCCTGGTTGATCAAGAGCATTCATCAACGCCAACGTACCCTCTACAAGGTAGCTCAAAGTATCGTCAACTTTCAGAGGGAATTCTTTGAAAAAGGTGTCGATTACCTTAAACCTATGGTCTTGAGGGATGTGGCTGAGGATGTGGGCATGCACGAATCGACCATCAGTAGGGTTACCACCAATAAGTACATGCACACACCTCAGGGGATTTTTGAGTTGAAATATTTCTTTAACAGTTCCATTAACAGTGTGGTGGGTGAAGCGGTGGCTTCCGAAAGCGTTAAAGAACGTATCCGCCGGCTGATTCGAGACGAAGATCCCGCCAACCCTTACAGCGACAAGGATTTGGTTGATCTTTTGAAAAAGGAAAACATTCAGATCGCGCGCCGAACAGTGGCCAAGTATAGAGAGATGCTCGGCATTCTTCCGTCGCACAAGAGAAAGCGCGTGCTCTGGGGAACGTGA
- the lptC gene encoding LPS export ABC transporter periplasmic protein LptC, translating into MKKSAKVGAWLFVIAAMVAAVVFVQTLFESHEDEKVEKAFAVPSVDSDIRLTNMDYTEMQEGRPMWRIRAQEAKYYEGEQKTLLTQVALTLFMDDHQEMFLVSEHGLLHTGRKDIELWGNVTARVPQGYEVQCDKVYYDHAAQRIESHSPVRLMGPQVDLHGLQWYYDVASSRVRVEGDVRAVVRGLF; encoded by the coding sequence ATGAAAAAAAGCGCCAAGGTGGGTGCTTGGCTTTTCGTGATCGCGGCCATGGTGGCGGCCGTGGTTTTTGTGCAAACCCTCTTTGAAAGCCACGAAGACGAGAAAGTGGAAAAAGCTTTCGCCGTGCCTTCCGTGGATTCTGATATTCGGCTGACGAACATGGACTACACGGAGATGCAGGAAGGCCGGCCCATGTGGCGAATTAGGGCCCAAGAGGCTAAGTATTACGAAGGGGAGCAAAAAACGCTGCTGACACAGGTGGCCTTGACCCTCTTTATGGACGATCATCAGGAAATGTTTCTGGTGAGCGAGCATGGTCTGTTGCACACGGGCCGAAAAGACATCGAACTGTGGGGAAATGTCACAGCCCGCGTTCCCCAAGGCTACGAAGTGCAGTGCGACAAGGTCTATTACGACCATGCGGCGCAAAGAATCGAATCCCATTCCCCCGTACGGTTGATGGGCCCACAGGTGGATCTTCACGGGCTGCAGTGGTACTATGACGTGGCCTCGTCCAGGGTACGTGTGGAAGGAGACGTGCGGGCGGTGGTGCGAGGACTCTTTTGA
- the lptA gene encoding lipopolysaccharide transport periplasmic protein LptA, translated as MSGHVGVAGRPWKMKAQRIGWRCAVAAGFAALVLAFAPGLCAQNQVPMPERAGREPSAPIQIASDRMVADQKSRTVVFEGHVVVKQGTMTITAEKLTVYGVEKAKGSGVASGQVTGDQIDRIEAEGNVVISEGDRVATSKKALLDNRQQKVVLMGDPILVQGKDKVQGDLITLYLQEQRSVVEGRAGRPVQAVFHPKESSQKP; from the coding sequence ATGAGCGGGCACGTGGGAGTCGCGGGTAGGCCGTGGAAAATGAAGGCTCAAAGGATTGGGTGGCGATGCGCCGTGGCAGCAGGCTTTGCGGCCTTGGTGCTGGCCTTTGCCCCCGGACTTTGCGCGCAAAACCAGGTCCCAATGCCTGAGCGTGCGGGGCGAGAACCCTCAGCGCCCATTCAGATTGCGAGCGATCGCATGGTGGCCGACCAGAAGAGTCGCACGGTGGTTTTTGAAGGCCATGTGGTGGTGAAGCAGGGAACCATGACGATCACTGCAGAAAAGCTCACCGTGTACGGTGTTGAAAAGGCCAAGGGTTCCGGTGTGGCATCGGGGCAGGTGACGGGAGACCAGATTGATCGCATCGAGGCGGAAGGCAACGTGGTCATTTCGGAAGGGGATCGCGTGGCCACGTCCAAAAAGGCTCTCTTGGACAACAGGCAGCAAAAGGTTGTCCTCATGGGCGATCCCATCCTGGTGCAGGGCAAGGACAAGGTCCAAGGCGATCTCATCACGCTCTACCTTCAAGAGCAAAGGAGTGTGGTCGAGGGTCGAGCGGGCCGACCCGTGCAAGCGGTCTTTCATCCTAAGGAGTCCTCCCAGAAACCATGA
- a CDS encoding geranylgeranyl reductase family protein has product MNADCIVIGAGPAGSCAARKAAQRGLKVLCLEKEKFPRAKPCGGALSINAVKTLDCALPAYVQEGFAYGIRAHYGARVLEARRAQPIAVLVRREVFDTFLVDKARDAGAVVHTEEKVLALEETPHHVTVRTTRGEYRCAYAIVAHGAQGVLNRRLSGPSRTGTRWKAVTHREAASVLWPSLRSKDPVLEFYFDAYPNGYGWVFPLRNAFSIGVGGLHGGPLSTRKAFLNFMRRLHGPKHSAYRGGTIPCCGIASVLGTQRTLYAGDAGGFGEAFSGEGIFYAMRSGQLAADTIADAMKGSIKGPLPQVYRSQCLQVLGDNLRYAAFFARWVYRFPGFFVSLFARRPVWAQEFLGIPLGETTYKHFLLKRFSLGLLGHSGP; this is encoded by the coding sequence ATGAACGCGGACTGCATCGTCATTGGAGCGGGGCCCGCGGGATCCTGTGCCGCGCGAAAAGCCGCGCAGCGCGGCCTCAAGGTCCTATGTCTGGAAAAGGAAAAATTCCCTCGGGCAAAGCCGTGCGGAGGCGCCCTGTCCATAAACGCCGTCAAAACTCTGGATTGTGCTCTGCCCGCCTACGTCCAAGAAGGTTTCGCGTACGGTATTCGAGCCCATTATGGCGCTCGCGTTCTGGAAGCTCGGCGCGCTCAGCCCATCGCGGTGCTGGTGCGCCGGGAAGTCTTTGACACCTTTCTTGTGGACAAGGCTCGAGACGCCGGCGCCGTCGTGCACACGGAAGAAAAAGTGCTGGCCTTGGAAGAAACTCCTCACCATGTTACGGTGCGCACCACGCGCGGGGAGTACCGCTGCGCCTATGCTATCGTGGCGCACGGGGCCCAAGGAGTTTTGAACCGGCGCCTTTCAGGCCCGTCGCGCACGGGAACACGTTGGAAAGCCGTGACCCACCGCGAAGCCGCCTCCGTTCTTTGGCCTTCTTTACGGTCCAAAGATCCCGTTTTGGAATTCTATTTCGATGCCTATCCCAATGGGTACGGCTGGGTTTTTCCCCTTCGCAACGCCTTTTCCATCGGCGTGGGAGGACTTCACGGTGGGCCGTTGTCCACTAGAAAAGCCTTCCTTAACTTTATGCGCCGGCTTCACGGTCCAAAGCACTCCGCCTATCGAGGCGGCACCATACCCTGTTGTGGCATCGCTTCTGTGTTGGGCACTCAGCGAACGCTCTACGCCGGCGATGCGGGCGGCTTTGGAGAAGCCTTTTCCGGAGAGGGGATTTTCTACGCCATGCGATCCGGGCAATTGGCCGCAGACACCATCGCCGACGCCATGAAAGGATCCATCAAAGGCCCTTTGCCTCAGGTCTACCGGTCCCAGTGCCTTCAGGTTCTAGGGGACAATCTTCGGTACGCGGCTTTCTTCGCTCGATGGGTTTATCGGTTTCCGGGGTTTTTTGTGAGCCTCTTTGCCCGCAGGCCCGTTTGGGCGCAGGAATTTCTCGGCATTCCTCTGGGAGAAACCACCTACAAGCACTTTCTTCTGAAGCGCTTCAGCCTAGGACTTCTTGGACATAGCGGGCCGTGA